The following proteins come from a genomic window of Flavobacterium eburneipallidum:
- the pyrH gene encoding UMP kinase: MKYKRILLKLSGEALMGERQYGIDPTRLAEYAEEIQQIHNKGVEIAIVIGGGNIFRGVAGASAGMDRVQGDYMGMLATVINGMALQGALEEKGMKTRLQTALKMESIAEPYIKRRADRHLEKGRIVIFGAGTGNPYFTTDTAAVLRGIEINANVILKGTRVDGVYTADPEKDATATKFNYITFDDVLKKGLNVMDTTAFTLSQENKLPIVIFDMNKQGNLLKICQGENVGTEVNI, translated from the coding sequence ATGAAATACAAAAGAATTCTTCTAAAATTAAGTGGCGAAGCCTTGATGGGCGAAAGACAATACGGAATTGACCCTACAAGACTGGCCGAATATGCCGAAGAAATTCAGCAAATTCACAACAAAGGAGTAGAAATTGCAATTGTTATTGGAGGAGGAAATATTTTTAGAGGAGTTGCTGGTGCAAGTGCAGGAATGGACAGAGTACAAGGCGATTATATGGGAATGCTAGCAACCGTTATAAACGGAATGGCATTGCAAGGCGCACTTGAAGAAAAAGGAATGAAAACGCGTTTGCAAACAGCATTGAAAATGGAATCTATTGCAGAGCCTTATATCAAAAGAAGAGCCGATCGTCACCTTGAAAAAGGAAGAATTGTAATTTTTGGAGCAGGAACAGGAAATCCTTATTTTACAACAGATACAGCTGCAGTTTTAAGAGGAATAGAAATTAATGCCAACGTAATCCTAAAAGGAACTCGTGTAGATGGCGTTTACACAGCTGATCCTGAAAAAGACGCTACCGCTACTAAATTTAACTACATTACTTTTGACGATGTGTTGAAAAAAGGATTGAATGTTATGGACACCACAGCATTTACTTTAAGCCAGGAAAACAAACTACCAATCGTGATTTTTGACATGAATAAACAAGGTAACTTGTTGAAAATTTGTCAAGGAGAAAACGTAGGAACAGAAGTAAACATATAG
- a CDS encoding type II toxin-antitoxin system RelE/ParE family toxin, whose translation METRKKEVVRSVFYFEDIIGIFEYGEAIFGEKATLSFFEDLLIIVRNLESNYFLHPECRHLETKSKIYRNIILGSYLIIYRITPHRIEVLRAFHGSRSPKYIQKTRKIKID comes from the coding sequence ATGGAGACAAGAAAGAAAGAAGTAGTTCGTTCGGTCTTTTATTTTGAAGACATCATAGGGATTTTTGAGTATGGAGAAGCAATTTTTGGAGAAAAAGCAACATTGTCTTTTTTTGAAGACTTATTAATAATTGTACGTAATCTTGAATCGAACTATTTCCTCCATCCGGAATGCCGACATCTAGAAACCAAATCTAAAATATACCGCAACATCATTTTGGGTTCTTACCTAATTATTTACAGAATTACACCTCATCGAATAGAAGTTTTGAGAGCTTTCCACGGAAGCAGATCCCCTAAGTACATTCAAAAAACTCGAAAAATAAAGATAGATTAA
- the truB gene encoding tRNA pseudouridine(55) synthase TruB — protein MTTEEYLNGQILLIDKPLHWSSFQAVNKLKYALINKAGLPKKFKIGHAGTLDPLASGLLLICTGKFTKRISELQGQAKEYTGTFYIGATTPSYDLETEIDQTFDTSHINETLIHETVKQFLGEIDQKPPIFSAIKKDGVRLYEHARAGEEVEIASRKTTIHEFEITRIAMPEIDFRVVCSKGTYIRSLAYDFGKALNSGSHLTALRRTKIGNYNVNDAIDVTLFEQSLAD, from the coding sequence ATGACGACGGAAGAGTATTTAAACGGACAAATTTTATTGATAGACAAACCTTTACATTGGAGTTCGTTTCAAGCAGTCAATAAATTAAAATACGCTTTGATCAATAAAGCGGGATTGCCTAAAAAATTCAAAATAGGACATGCTGGCACTTTAGACCCATTGGCTTCTGGGTTATTACTAATTTGCACCGGGAAATTTACCAAAAGAATTTCGGAACTTCAAGGTCAAGCCAAAGAATACACTGGAACTTTCTACATTGGAGCTACAACTCCATCCTATGATTTAGAAACTGAAATTGATCAGACTTTCGATACTTCACACATTAACGAAACCTTAATTCACGAAACGGTAAAACAATTTTTGGGTGAAATAGACCAAAAACCACCCATTTTTTCGGCTATAAAAAAAGATGGTGTTCGTTTATATGAACATGCTCGTGCTGGAGAAGAAGTTGAAATAGCCAGCCGAAAAACCACCATCCACGAATTCGAAATCACTCGAATTGCAATGCCTGAAATCGATTTTAGAGTAGTTTGCAGCAAAGGAACCTACATCCGATCCTTGGCTTACGATTTTGGTAAAGCACTGAATTCAGGTTCGCACTTAACAGCACTTCGCCGAACAAAAATTGGCAATTATAATGTAAATGATGCCATAGACGTCACTTTATTTGAACAAAGTTTAGCAGACTAA
- a CDS encoding undecaprenyl-diphosphate phosphatase: protein MNTLQAIVLAIIEGITEFLPVSSTGHMIIASSFFGIANEDFTKLFTIVIQLGAILSVVILYFKRFFQSFDFYFKLIVAFIPAVVLGLLLSDFIDSLLENPVTVAISLLIGGIILLKVDEWFNNPNTSETAQEITYLQAFKIGMFQCLAMIPGVSRSGASIVGGMSQNLSRTTAAEFSFFLAVPTMLGATAKKCYDYYKDGFVLSDDQINLLIIGNVVAFIVALLAIKSFIGFLTKNGFKVFGYYRIIAGIVLLAIHYFIHPLTII from the coding sequence ATGAATACATTACAAGCTATCGTCCTTGCTATTATTGAAGGAATTACAGAGTTTTTGCCCGTTTCTTCAACAGGACACATGATTATCGCTTCTTCCTTTTTTGGAATTGCAAACGAAGATTTCACCAAACTTTTTACGATTGTCATTCAATTAGGAGCAATCTTGTCGGTGGTTATTTTGTATTTCAAACGCTTTTTTCAATCTTTTGATTTTTATTTCAAATTAATAGTCGCTTTTATTCCCGCTGTGGTTCTCGGATTATTATTGAGTGATTTTATCGATTCTTTGTTAGAAAATCCTGTTACAGTTGCCATTTCGTTATTGATTGGTGGAATTATTTTATTGAAGGTTGACGAATGGTTCAACAATCCAAACACATCTGAAACCGCTCAAGAAATCACTTATCTTCAAGCTTTCAAAATTGGAATGTTTCAATGTTTGGCTATGATTCCAGGAGTTTCAAGAAGTGGCGCTTCGATTGTGGGTGGAATGTCACAAAATTTATCTCGCACAACTGCTGCCGAATTTTCGTTTTTCCTAGCGGTTCCAACAATGCTTGGAGCAACGGCAAAAAAATGTTACGATTATTATAAAGATGGATTCGTACTTTCTGACGATCAAATCAACTTATTGATTATTGGTAATGTAGTAGCTTTTATCGTGGCACTTTTGGCCATTAAAAGTTTCATCGGATTTTTGACTAAAAACGGGTTTAAAGTTTTTGGTTACTACAGAATCATTGCAGGGATTGTATTGTTGGCAATTCATTATTTTATTCATCCATTGACCATCATTTAA
- a CDS encoding DUF3098 domain-containing protein encodes MKNEEQKPEFLFEKVNYKILLIGIAVITLGFILMSGGGSEDPNVFNEDIFNFRRIRLAPTTVLIGFGITIYAILKNPKK; translated from the coding sequence ATGAAAAACGAAGAACAAAAACCCGAATTCCTTTTTGAAAAAGTAAACTACAAAATTCTATTGATTGGAATTGCTGTGATAACCCTTGGATTTATACTAATGTCAGGTGGCGGAAGCGAAGATCCTAATGTTTTTAACGAAGATATCTTCAACTTTAGAAGAATCCGTTTGGCACCAACAACCGTTCTGATTGGTTTTGGAATCACCATTTATGCTATACTTAAAAATCCTAAAAAATAG
- a CDS encoding cell division protein FtsX, producing MASNFDKFQKRRLISSYFSVVLSVFLVLFLLGLLGFFIINSKKLADDFKEEIAMTVFFKNEAKDTTLTAFGKELKTARFAKSFVYVTKEAAAKQHTDIIGEDFMTFLGENPLQNSYDIHLKADYVVRDSIAKIESNLRKNAMISDIVYDKQLVNLVNDNIKKVSMWILITSGFLTFIAVLLINSSLRLSIHSHRFTIKTMQMVGATKAFIRKPFIVRSVRLGMIGSGLAIIALIGVLIYIQTNFPGLGILDNKVLVALVLLSVFGIGVLITWLSTYFATQRFLNLRTDDLY from the coding sequence ATGGCTTCTAACTTTGATAAATTTCAAAAACGCAGGTTAATTTCCTCTTATTTCTCGGTAGTATTAAGTGTATTTCTGGTGCTGTTTTTACTAGGATTACTTGGCTTTTTCATTATTAATTCTAAAAAACTGGCTGACGATTTCAAAGAAGAAATTGCAATGACCGTCTTTTTTAAAAATGAAGCCAAAGACACTACTCTTACTGCTTTCGGAAAAGAACTCAAAACTGCTCGTTTTGCAAAATCATTTGTTTATGTGACCAAAGAAGCGGCAGCAAAACAGCATACCGACATTATTGGCGAAGATTTCATGACCTTCTTGGGCGAAAATCCTTTGCAAAACTCTTATGATATTCATTTGAAAGCCGATTATGTAGTTCGCGACAGCATCGCAAAAATTGAAAGTAATTTGCGCAAAAACGCTATGATTTCCGATATTGTTTACGACAAACAATTGGTGAATTTGGTCAATGATAATATCAAAAAAGTGAGTATGTGGATTTTAATCACCAGTGGATTCTTGACATTCATTGCTGTTTTATTAATCAATAGTTCCTTACGTTTGTCTATTCATTCCCATCGTTTTACGATTAAAACCATGCAAATGGTAGGCGCTACCAAAGCGTTTATCAGAAAACCATTTATAGTAAGAAGTGTTCGATTAGGAATGATAGGTTCAGGTTTGGCTATAATAGCACTCATTGGCGTTTTGATTTATATCCAAACTAACTTTCCTGGTTTAGGAATTCTTGATAACAAAGTGCTTGTAGCATTAGTTTTGCTATCCGTTTTTGGAATAGGCGTTTTGATTACTTGGTTAAGTACTTATTTTGCAACACAACGATTTTTGAATTTAAGAACAGACGATTTATACTAG
- a CDS encoding leucine--tRNA ligase, producing MKYNPNEIEAKWQKHWAENQTFSAENNSEKPKYYVLDMFPYPSGAGLHVGHPLGYIASDVYSRYKRHRGFNVLHPMGYDSFGLPAEQYAIQTGQRPEDTTSVNIDGGVDKEGNKIAGYRKQLDKIGFSFDWSREVRTSNPDYYKHTQWIFIQLFNSWYNKNTDKAEDISTLVSIFATEGNANVNAVCDDNIIGFSSSEWNAFSSDEQQKILLQYRLTYLAETEVNWCPGLGTVLANDEIVNGVSERGGFPVIRKKMTQWSMRISAYAERLLQGLDTIDWSESIKESQRNWIGKSVGAMVSFNVLPSTNNQQPSTISVFTTRPDTIFGVTFMTLAPEHELVSQITTPEQKAEVEAYIEKTAKRSERERMADVKTISGVFTGAYAEHPFTKEPIPVWIGDYVLAGYGTGAVMAVPCGDERDYAFANFFKGQNGMPEIKNIFDKDISEAAFGAKEGFQLVDSDFLNGLGYKEGTKKVIAELEKIGQGKGKINYRLRDAVFSRQRYWGEPFPVYYVNGLPQMIDAKHLPIVLPEVEKYLPTEDGLPPLGNASVWAWDSLQCSVVSTQLVDNVTIFPLELNTMPGWAGSSWYWMRYMDAKNEGEFASEEALKYWESVDLYIGGSEHATGHLLYSRFWNKFLKDKGFAPTEEPFKKLINQGMILGMSAFVYGYWVTFSNHTPSSISAGKKLIADDVKDSFLLLVSKSDFEKDDYQELDKWILERYPNSISSAEIDRNKSSKNIFRFEKVKQHVDVSMVNSSDELDFEKFKAWRDVNYNAELFENDKYIVGREVEKMSKSKYNVVTPDDICNEYGADTLRLYEMFLGPLEQAKPWNTAGISGVFGFLKKLWRLYFDENGLIVNNDEPTKDNLKSLHKTIKKVAEDIEGFSFNTSVSQFMICVNELSAQNCHSRAILEPLAILISPYAPHIAEELWAQLGNSGSISTVEFPVFEEKHLVESEKEYPVSFNGKMRFTITLPLDLTKEQIEEIVMKDERTQKQLDGKTPNKVIIVPGKIINLVG from the coding sequence ATGAAATACAATCCGAACGAAATAGAAGCCAAATGGCAAAAACATTGGGCAGAAAACCAAACTTTTTCAGCTGAAAACAACTCCGAAAAACCAAAATATTATGTTTTGGATATGTTTCCTTATCCGTCGGGAGCGGGATTGCACGTGGGACATCCGCTGGGTTACATCGCTTCGGATGTGTATTCGAGATACAAAAGACATCGCGGATTCAATGTTTTGCACCCAATGGGTTACGACAGTTTTGGATTGCCGGCTGAGCAGTATGCGATTCAAACGGGTCAGCGTCCGGAAGACACGACTTCGGTGAATATTGACGGTGGCGTGGACAAAGAAGGAAATAAAATTGCGGGTTACCGTAAACAATTGGACAAAATCGGATTTTCATTCGATTGGAGCCGTGAAGTACGTACTTCGAATCCGGATTATTACAAACACACGCAGTGGATTTTTATTCAATTATTCAATTCGTGGTACAATAAAAATACTGATAAAGCCGAAGATATTTCAACTTTGGTTTCCATTTTTGCAACAGAAGGAAATGCGAATGTAAATGCAGTTTGCGACGATAATATCATTGGTTTTTCGTCAAGCGAATGGAATGCATTTTCATCTGATGAACAACAAAAAATTCTTTTACAATACCGTTTAACCTATTTGGCAGAAACTGAAGTAAACTGGTGTCCAGGATTGGGAACGGTTTTAGCAAATGACGAAATCGTAAACGGCGTTTCAGAACGTGGTGGTTTTCCGGTTATCCGCAAGAAAATGACCCAATGGAGTATGCGAATTTCGGCTTATGCAGAACGTTTGTTGCAAGGTTTGGACACGATTGACTGGAGTGAATCAATAAAAGAATCGCAAAGAAACTGGATTGGAAAATCAGTTGGCGCAATGGTTTCTTTCAATGTGCTTCCGTCAACCAACAACCAACAACCATCAACTATTTCAGTTTTTACTACAAGACCTGATACTATTTTCGGAGTTACGTTTATGACATTGGCACCGGAACACGAATTGGTTTCTCAAATCACAACTCCTGAACAAAAAGCAGAAGTGGAAGCTTATATCGAAAAAACCGCAAAACGTTCCGAAAGAGAGCGTATGGCGGATGTAAAAACCATTTCGGGAGTTTTCACGGGAGCTTATGCAGAGCATCCGTTTACCAAAGAACCCATTCCGGTTTGGATTGGGGATTATGTTTTGGCTGGTTATGGAACAGGTGCTGTTATGGCGGTTCCTTGCGGCGATGAAAGGGATTATGCTTTTGCGAATTTCTTCAAAGGTCAAAACGGAATGCCCGAAATCAAAAACATTTTTGACAAAGATATTTCAGAAGCTGCTTTTGGAGCGAAAGAAGGTTTTCAATTGGTAGATTCTGATTTTTTAAACGGATTGGGATACAAAGAAGGAACGAAGAAAGTCATTGCAGAATTAGAAAAAATAGGTCAGGGAAAAGGGAAAATCAATTACCGTTTGCGTGATGCCGTTTTCTCCCGCCAAAGATATTGGGGCGAACCCTTTCCGGTATATTATGTGAATGGCTTACCACAAATGATTGATGCGAAACATTTGCCAATCGTGTTGCCGGAAGTAGAGAAATATTTGCCAACCGAAGACGGATTGCCTCCATTAGGAAATGCTTCTGTTTGGGCTTGGGATAGTTTGCAGTGTTCAGTGGTCAGTACGCAGTTGGTAGATAATGTGACAATATTTCCTCTTGAATTGAACACGATGCCGGGTTGGGCGGGAAGTTCGTGGTATTGGATGCGTTATATGGACGCCAAAAACGAAGGTGAATTTGCCAGCGAAGAAGCATTGAAATATTGGGAAAGCGTGGATTTATACATTGGCGGAAGCGAACACGCTACAGGTCACTTATTGTATTCCCGTTTTTGGAACAAATTCCTAAAAGACAAAGGTTTTGCACCAACAGAAGAACCATTCAAAAAACTGATTAATCAGGGAATGATTTTGGGGATGAGTGCTTTTGTGTATGGATACTGGGTTACATTTAGTAATCATACTCCATCTAGTATCTCTGCAGGAAAAAAACTTATTGCAGATGATGTAAAAGACTCATTTTTATTGTTAGTTTCGAAAAGTGATTTTGAAAAAGATGATTATCAAGAACTAGATAAATGGATATTAGAAAGATACCCTAATTCAATATCTTCTGCTGAAATTGATAGAAATAAATCATCTAAAAATATTTTTAGATTTGAAAAAGTAAAACAACACGTAGATGTTTCGATGGTTAATTCTTCTGATGAATTAGATTTTGAGAAATTTAAAGCGTGGAGAGATGTAAATTATAATGCAGAACTTTTCGAAAACGACAAATACATCGTTGGTCGCGAAGTCGAAAAAATGTCGAAATCGAAATACAATGTAGTTACTCCGGATGATATTTGTAATGAATACGGAGCTGATACTTTGCGTTTGTATGAAATGTTTTTAGGGCCATTGGAACAAGCGAAACCTTGGAACACGGCAGGAATTTCAGGAGTTTTTGGTTTCCTTAAAAAATTATGGCGTTTGTATTTTGACGAAAATGGTTTAATCGTAAACAACGACGAACCAACGAAAGACAACTTGAAATCATTACACAAAACCATCAAAAAAGTAGCAGAAGATATTGAAGGTTTCTCTTTCAACACTTCGGTTTCACAGTTTATGATTTGTGTAAATGAATTGTCAGCGCAAAATTGTCATTCTCGTGCGATTTTAGAACCATTAGCGATTTTGATTTCGCCTTATGCACCACACATCGCCGAAGAATTGTGGGCTCAATTAGGAAATTCAGGGTCTATTTCAACCGTTGAATTCCCGGTTTTTGAAGAAAAGCATTTGGTAGAATCAGAGAAAGAATATCCGGTTTCTTTCAACGGTAAAATGCGTTTTACTATCACATTGCCTTTGGATTTAACCAAAGAACAAATCGAGGAAATCGTAATGAAAGACGAAAGAACCCAAAAACAATTGGATGGAAAAACACCAAATAAAGTGATTATCGTTCCAGGGAAGATTATTAATTTGGTTGGTTAA
- a CDS encoding zinc metallopeptidase yields the protein MGMSYLILAGVIMLASWLVSSTLKNKFEFYSKLHLQNGMSGREIAEKMLADHGIYDVRVISTPGQLTDHYNPADKTVNLSEAVYNQRNAAAAAVAAHECGHAVQHATAYSMLTLRSQLVPIVNVASNYMQWILLAGILMIKTFPGLLLIGIVIFAATTLFSIVTLPVEYDASNRALAWLENKRMLTQQEQAGAKDALKWAARTYVVAALGSIATLLYYVSIYMNRR from the coding sequence ATGGGAATGAGTTATTTAATTCTTGCTGGTGTTATTATGCTGGCAAGTTGGTTAGTGAGTTCTACACTAAAAAATAAATTTGAATTTTATTCGAAACTGCATTTGCAAAATGGAATGTCAGGACGCGAAATCGCCGAGAAAATGCTTGCCGATCACGGAATTTATGATGTAAGAGTAATATCGACTCCGGGTCAGTTGACAGATCATTACAATCCTGCAGATAAAACTGTAAATTTAAGCGAGGCGGTTTACAATCAGCGAAATGCAGCAGCAGCTGCGGTTGCGGCTCACGAATGTGGTCACGCAGTGCAACACGCCACGGCTTATAGTATGTTGACTTTGCGTTCGCAATTGGTGCCAATCGTCAATGTGGCTTCTAATTATATGCAATGGATTTTGCTTGCGGGTATTTTGATGATTAAAACGTTCCCAGGTCTTTTACTGATTGGAATCGTAATTTTTGCTGCAACAACTTTGTTTTCGATTGTGACATTGCCAGTAGAATATGATGCGAGTAATCGGGCTTTGGCTTGGCTAGAAAACAAAAGAATGCTGACACAGCAGGAACAAGCCGGAGCAAAAGATGCCTTGAAATGGGCTGCCAGAACTTATGTAGTTGCTGCTTTAGGTTCGATTGCTACTTTATTGTATTACGTTTCTATTTATATGAATAGACGATAA
- a CDS encoding uroporphyrinogen-III synthase, producing the protein MKVKTILVSQPEPKVENSPYFELQQKHKIKVDFRPFIHVEGVSAKEIRLQKIDLNNFTAIILTSKNAVDHFFRVADEMRYKVPEGLKYFCQSEAIAFYLQKYVVYRKRKIYVGPKDFADLSPLIKKYKDEKFLLPASDQLNADAPVTLNALKVDWTPAVFYRTVMSDLSDLADVYYDVLAFFSPTGIKSLFMNFPDFEQNNTRIAVFGSTTQKEALDKGLRVDIMAPTPGTPSMTMALEKYIAEANKGK; encoded by the coding sequence ATGAAAGTGAAAACAATTTTGGTATCACAGCCTGAGCCTAAAGTGGAGAACTCTCCCTATTTTGAGCTACAACAAAAGCACAAAATAAAAGTTGATTTCAGACCTTTTATTCACGTAGAAGGTGTTAGCGCAAAAGAAATTAGACTTCAAAAAATTGATCTTAACAATTTTACGGCAATTATTTTAACCAGCAAAAATGCAGTGGATCACTTCTTTAGAGTAGCTGACGAAATGCGTTACAAAGTACCAGAAGGATTGAAATATTTCTGCCAGTCAGAAGCCATTGCTTTTTACCTACAAAAATATGTGGTGTATAGAAAACGTAAAATATACGTAGGACCAAAAGATTTTGCCGATTTGTCTCCTTTGATTAAAAAATACAAAGACGAAAAATTCTTATTACCCGCTTCAGATCAATTGAATGCCGATGCACCTGTAACTTTGAACGCCTTAAAAGTAGATTGGACACCAGCTGTTTTTTACAGAACTGTAATGAGTGATTTGTCTGATTTGGCGGATGTTTATTATGATGTTTTAGCTTTCTTTAGCCCAACTGGAATCAAATCATTGTTTATGAATTTTCCAGATTTCGAGCAAAACAACACCAGAATTGCTGTTTTTGGAAGTACCACTCAAAAAGAAGCTTTAGACAAAGGATTAAGAGTCGATATTATGGCTCCAACACCAGGAACACCTTCTATGACAATGGCTTTAGAAAAATATATTGCAGAAGCGAACAAAGGAAAATAA
- a CDS encoding DUF4271 domain-containing protein, translating into MVDNILHLRVIENKDWATVLFVLSFAVIAITKSAFESRFSDFAKLIYSDKYTSIYKESSNLKSGFTISLFFVQIISLAFFIQLSFATFGFGSKTDWVLHIQITTLLVFFILSKFLIEKIIGTAFEMEEFVEQFNLHKLTFRTYMGLFILPVNIILFYYDSISRIFLTIIIVIVIIINILTYLISIKNYQNIIFSKLFYFILYLCALEIAPYYFMYYWFTKGIT; encoded by the coding sequence ATGGTGGATAACATACTTCATTTAAGGGTAATCGAAAACAAGGATTGGGCAACTGTCTTGTTTGTACTTTCATTTGCCGTGATTGCAATAACAAAATCAGCATTTGAAAGCAGATTTAGTGATTTTGCAAAACTAATTTACTCTGATAAATATACTAGTATCTACAAAGAAAGTAGCAACTTGAAAAGTGGCTTTACTATTTCTTTATTTTTTGTTCAAATCATCTCTCTGGCTTTTTTTATTCAACTTTCGTTTGCTACTTTCGGATTTGGATCAAAAACAGATTGGGTTTTACACATTCAAATCACTACGTTGTTGGTTTTCTTTATTTTATCTAAATTTTTAATCGAAAAAATTATTGGAACAGCCTTCGAAATGGAAGAATTTGTAGAGCAATTCAATTTGCATAAGCTTACTTTTAGAACTTATATGGGATTATTCATCCTGCCTGTTAATATTATTCTATTCTATTACGACTCCATTTCTAGAATTTTTTTGACAATTATTATCGTTATAGTTATAATAATCAATATTTTAACCTATTTAATTTCAATAAAAAATTATCAAAATATAATATTCAGTAAGTTGTTTTATTTTATTTTATATCTTTGCGCTCTCGAAATAGCACCTTATTATTTCATGTATTATTGGTTTACAAAAGGTATTACATAG
- a CDS encoding polyprenol monophosphomannose synthase, producing the protein MNDCIVIIPTYNEIENIESIIRAVLSQHKPFHVLIIDDNSPDHTADKVAVLQSEFEGRLFLEKRTGKLGLGTAYVHGFKWALERKYDFVFEMDADFSHNPNDLEKLYDACHFGGSDLAIGSRYVTGVNVVNWPLARVLMSYYASVYVRFITGMKIHDATAGFICYKRTVLETIELDKIKFVGYAFQIEMKYRTFCKKFNITEVPIIFTDRTKGQSKMSSAIFKEAVLGVIILRLKKLFNTL; encoded by the coding sequence ATGAACGATTGTATTGTTATAATTCCTACCTATAACGAAATTGAAAACATCGAAAGCATTATTAGGGCAGTGCTTTCCCAACACAAACCTTTTCATGTTCTTATCATAGACGACAACTCTCCCGACCACACAGCCGATAAAGTAGCCGTGCTACAATCGGAATTTGAAGGTAGATTGTTTTTAGAAAAAAGAACTGGAAAATTAGGTTTAGGAACCGCTTATGTGCATGGTTTCAAATGGGCATTGGAGCGCAAATATGATTTTGTTTTCGAAATGGATGCCGATTTTTCTCATAATCCAAATGATTTAGAAAAATTATACGATGCTTGCCATTTTGGAGGATCAGATTTAGCCATCGGTTCTCGTTATGTAACGGGAGTAAATGTGGTCAATTGGCCTCTAGCTCGTGTATTGATGTCTTATTACGCATCAGTTTACGTGCGATTTATAACTGGAATGAAAATTCACGATGCCACTGCAGGATTTATTTGTTACAAAAGAACCGTTTTAGAAACCATCGAATTGGATAAAATAAAATTCGTAGGTTACGCTTTTCAAATAGAAATGAAATACAGAACTTTTTGCAAAAAATTTAATATCACCGAAGTTCCTATTATTTTTACCGATAGAACCAAAGGACAGTCCAAAATGAGCAGTGCCATTTTTAAAGAAGCGGTTTTAGGAGTGATTATACTCCGTTTAAAAAAATTATTTAACACCTTATAA